One window from the genome of Garra rufa chromosome 1, GarRuf1.0, whole genome shotgun sequence encodes:
- the LOC141343324 gene encoding caspase recruitment domain-containing protein 10 isoform X1, whose translation MSGEWPLGDESSSPSEEEKSEELWERVEGVRHKLTRILNPAKLTPYLRQCKVIDEQDEDEVLNSSQYPLRISRAGRLLDILRGRGERGLQAFMESLEFYHPEQFTQLTGQQPTQRCSIMLDEEGPEGLTQFLLLEVRKLREQLRCSRVCERRLSQRCRMAEDERSRAERKAQDLRQDRIQLERLRQDWESGSRELGLLKERHLEQAVKYSRALEEQRRASSRERELLTEVEHLRKRLQEVEKRAHDDSTPSLSSHTSIGVCDGAPRGPEEKPLLATINKEFVSGNQALLDILKQDRREASEQRQELSSTIARLQGELESSDTQREKLSSQCEQLQLRLRTLQLDWETEQSRSVSYFNQIMELERERDQALRSRDSLQLEFTDCLLDKNRLRKRIAELQSNLEQLQRETEKNRDRREQSATCMHCSHLSLFSEDQCYGPCCSVDLSPSPLTRRAYLKSSYPAQIGEQSEDSCCSNSEENLLTPECNTEKDINRLSTFPFPPCMNSINRRVNIEFDLTSWGSDENEPHTEDSDSCLLSSWSSLPSQLFPPDVINVTQTLPIKPASSSPRLSLSLSPSLKSISLADDITIIGGNRTGVFVQTVRAGSPAHICGLKEGSELQELDQVLFGEGRVRLSQCTAEVAHFSLQWWTEPNTLKHTHNPDGYSRLLAELSSPSFTGADSFYVRVNLDLRHHGDPPCLRICCDDVLHVTDTRYNGKYQWRCVRVDKHTGAPLQAGAVPNYNRAQQLLLVRLRTMALEQNQCRRKFCKKTPERVRLIKAVAANYREIGSSSPVLYTLSNRHEEQLIPFSLVQMVRVFSKRPVVFSPSLLSRGIIERLLQPAESGLDFNTCHPELVEGCVHQDKSVFFLDSTDQPLGIKLQGQALSASAGLKSCGESPEAEHLSHHHLHQTQRQEGTQVQEAVIRPQRGGPDGGLSDGGAAAGDSSCDVQYSGAKHMELHRRAAGRHTQHYPEPAERRGVAGAGATPVDTHPYVHTYCSLEPVIG comes from the exons GGCGTTTACTGGACATCCTGAGGGGGCGTGGCGAGCGCGGTCTCCAGGCCTTCATGGAGTCACTGGAGTTTTACCATCCAGAGCAGTTCACTCAGCTGACTGGACAACAGCCGACACAGCGCTGCTCCATCATGCTGG ATGAGGAGGGTCCGGAGGGTCTTACTCAGTTTCTGCTGCTGGAGGTTCGTAAGCTGCGAGAGCAGTTGCGCTGCAGTCGTGTGTGTGAGCGGCGTCTGTCTCAGCGCTGTCGCATGGCTGAAGACGAACGCAGCCGAGCTGAACGCAAAGCTCAGGATTTGCGGCAGGACCGCATACAACTGGAGAG GTTGAGGCAGGACTGGGAGTCTGGCAGTCGTGAGCTGGGTTTGCTGAAGGAGAGACATCTGGAACAGGCTGTGAAATACTCGCGAGCATTAGAGGAACAACGCAGAGCTTCATCGCGCGAGAGAGAACTGCTCACAGAG GTGGAGCACCTCAGGAAAAGATTACAGGAAGTGGAGAAACGTGCTCACGATGACTCCACCCCTTCACTGTCAAGTCACACGAGCATTGGGGTCTGTGATGGCGCCCCCAGGGGACCGGAGGAGAAGCCACTGCTCGCCACAATAAATAAAGAGTTTGTCTCTGGAAATCAG GCTCTGTTGGACATTCTGAAGCAGGACCGGCGGGAGGCGTCAGAGCAGCGCCAGGAGCTGAGCAGCACCATCGCCCGACTGCAGGGCGAGCTGGAGAGCTCCGACACtcagagagagaaa TTGTCATCTCAGTGTGAGCAGTTGCAGCTGCGTCTCAGGACTCTGCAGCTGGACTGGGAAACAGAGCAGAGCAGGAGTGTGTCCTACTTCAACCAGATCATGgagctggagagagagagagaccag gCGCTGCGGAGTCGTGACAGTCTGCAGCTGGAGTTCACCGACTGCCTCCTGGATAAGAACCGTCTGCGCAAGCGTATAGCGGAGCTGCAGAGCAACCTGGAGCAGctgcagagagagacagagaaaaacCGAGATCGAAGAGAGCAGAGCGCCACCTGCATGCATTGC TCTCACCTGTCGTTGTTCAGTGAGGATCAGTGTTACGGACCATGTTGTTCAGTTGATCTGAGTCCCAGTCCACTTACACGCAGAGCTTACCTAAAG TCAAGCTATCCAGCTCAGATCGGTGAGCAGTCTGAAG ACTCTTGCTGCTCTAATTCGGAGGAGAATCTGCTCACGCCG GAATGTAACACTGAGAAAGACATCAACAGACTCTCCACATTTCCCTTTCCGCCCTGTATGAACTCCATCAACCGTAGAGTAAACATAGA GTTCGATCTGACCTCATGGGGGAGTGACGAGAATGAGCCGCATACAG agGACTCAGACTCATGTCTGTTGAGTTCGTGGAGCTCTCTGCCATCTCAGCTCTTTCCTCCTGATGTGATCAACGTGACTCAGACTCTCCCGATCAAACCTGCATCATCCTCACCACG ATTGTCTCTGTCGCTCTCCCCCTCGCTCAAAAGCATCAGTCTGGCTGACGATATCACTATCATCGGTGGAAACCGGACGGGTGTGTTTGTTCAGACGGTCAGGGCGGGTTCACCTGCGCATATCTGCGGCCTGAAGGAGGGCAGTGAACTACAGGAG TTGGATCAGGTGTTGTTCGGCGAAGGACGTGTTCGTCTCAGCCAGTGTACGGCTGAAGTGGCTCATTTCTCACTGCAGTGGTGGACCGAACCAAACacgctcaaacacacacacaatcccGACG GTTACTCCCGTTTACTCGCCGAACTCTCATCTCCATCTTTCACCGGCGCAGACTCGTTCTACGTGCGCGTGAACCTTGACCTCCGTCACCATGGTGACCCACCGTGTCTCAGGATTTGCTGTGATGATGTGCTGCACGTGACCGACACACGTTACAATGGCAAGTATCAGTGGCGCTGCGTTCGAGtggacaaacacacaggggcgcCACTGCAGGCTGGAGCCGTGCCTAATTACAACAG GGCTCAGCAGCTGCTGTTGGTGAGACTTCGTACAATGGCACTTGAACAGAATCAGTGCAGGAGAAAG TTCTGTAAGAAAACCCCTGAGCGTGTCCGGCTAATTAAAGCAGTCGCGGCAAACTACCGCGAGATTGGCTCGTCCAGTCCAGTGCTCTACACACTCAGTAACC GTCATGAGGAGCAGCTGATCCCATTCAGTCTGGTTCAGATGGTTCGGGTCTTTAGCAAACGGCCGGTGGTTTTCTCTCCATCTCTACTGTCCCGAGGGATCATCGAGCGCCTCCTGCAACCGGCAGAATCCGGTCTGGACTTCAACACCTGCCATCCAG AGCTGGTGGAAGGTTGTGTGCATCAGGATAAGAGTGTGTTCTTCTTGGACTCCACAGATCAACCACTGGGAATCAAACTACAGG GACAAGCACTGTCTGCTTCAGCTGGGCTTAAATCATGTGGAGAATCTCCTGAAGCAGAGCATCTATCCCATCATCATCTACATCAAACCCAAAGACAAGAAGGGACGCAAGTTCAG GAAGCTGTTATTAGGCCACAGAGAGGAGGACCTGATGGAGGCCTGTCAGATGGAGGAGCTGCAGCTGGAGACTCTTCCTGTGATGTTCAGTACAGTGGAGCCAAACACATGGAGCTGCACAGACGAGCTGCTGGCCGTCATACGCAGCACTATCCTGAGCCAGCAGAACGCCGTGGTGTGGCTGGAGCAGGAGCGACTCCAGTAGACACCCATCCTTATGTTCACACTTACTGTTCTTTAGAACCAGTTATTGGGTAA
- the LOC141343324 gene encoding caspase recruitment domain-containing protein 11 isoform X3, with the protein MSGEWPLGDESSSPSEEEKSEELWERVEGVRHKLTRILNPAKLTPYLRQCKVIDEQDEDEVLNSSQYPLRISRAGRLLDILRGRGERGLQAFMESLEFYHPEQFTQLTGQQPTQRCSIMLDEEGPEGLTQFLLLEVRKLREQLRCSRVCERRLSQRCRMAEDERSRAERKAQDLRQDRIQLERLRQDWESGSRELGLLKERHLEQAVKYSRALEEQRRASSRERELLTEVEHLRKRLQEVEKRAHDDSTPSLSSHTSIGVCDGAPRGPEEKPLLATINKEFVSGNQALLDILKQDRREASEQRQELSSTIARLQGELESSDTQREKLSSQCEQLQLRLRTLQLDWETEQSRSVSYFNQIMELERERDQALRSRDSLQLEFTDCLLDKNRLRKRIAELQSNLEQLQRETEKNRDRREQSATCMHCSHLSLFSEDQCYGPCCSVDLSPSPLTRRAYLKSSYPAQIGEQSEDSCCSNSEENLLTPECNTEKDINRLSTFPFPPCMNSINRRVNIEFDLTSWGSDENEPHTEDSDSCLLSSWSSLPSQLFPPDVINVTQTLPIKPASSSPRLSLSLSPSLKSISLADDITIIGGNRTGVFVQTVRAGSPAHICGLKEGSELQELDQVLFGEGRVRLSQCTAEVAHFSLQWWTEPNTLKHTHNPDGYSRLLAELSSPSFTGADSFYVRVNLDLRHHGDPPCLRICCDDVLHVTDTRYNGKYQWRCVRVDKHTGAPLQAGAVPNYNRAQQLLLVRLRTMALEQNQCRRKFCKKTPERVRLIKAVAANYREIGSSSPVLYTLSNRHEEQLIPFSLVQMVRVFSKRPVVFSPSLLSRGIIERLLQPAESGLDFNTCHPDQPLGIKLQGIQEVINQDKHCLLQLGLNHVENLLKQSIYPIIIYIKPKDKKGRKFRKLLLGHREEDLMEACQMEELQLETLPVMFSTVEPNTWSCTDELLAVIRSTILSQQNAVVWLEQERLQ; encoded by the exons GGCGTTTACTGGACATCCTGAGGGGGCGTGGCGAGCGCGGTCTCCAGGCCTTCATGGAGTCACTGGAGTTTTACCATCCAGAGCAGTTCACTCAGCTGACTGGACAACAGCCGACACAGCGCTGCTCCATCATGCTGG ATGAGGAGGGTCCGGAGGGTCTTACTCAGTTTCTGCTGCTGGAGGTTCGTAAGCTGCGAGAGCAGTTGCGCTGCAGTCGTGTGTGTGAGCGGCGTCTGTCTCAGCGCTGTCGCATGGCTGAAGACGAACGCAGCCGAGCTGAACGCAAAGCTCAGGATTTGCGGCAGGACCGCATACAACTGGAGAG GTTGAGGCAGGACTGGGAGTCTGGCAGTCGTGAGCTGGGTTTGCTGAAGGAGAGACATCTGGAACAGGCTGTGAAATACTCGCGAGCATTAGAGGAACAACGCAGAGCTTCATCGCGCGAGAGAGAACTGCTCACAGAG GTGGAGCACCTCAGGAAAAGATTACAGGAAGTGGAGAAACGTGCTCACGATGACTCCACCCCTTCACTGTCAAGTCACACGAGCATTGGGGTCTGTGATGGCGCCCCCAGGGGACCGGAGGAGAAGCCACTGCTCGCCACAATAAATAAAGAGTTTGTCTCTGGAAATCAG GCTCTGTTGGACATTCTGAAGCAGGACCGGCGGGAGGCGTCAGAGCAGCGCCAGGAGCTGAGCAGCACCATCGCCCGACTGCAGGGCGAGCTGGAGAGCTCCGACACtcagagagagaaa TTGTCATCTCAGTGTGAGCAGTTGCAGCTGCGTCTCAGGACTCTGCAGCTGGACTGGGAAACAGAGCAGAGCAGGAGTGTGTCCTACTTCAACCAGATCATGgagctggagagagagagagaccag gCGCTGCGGAGTCGTGACAGTCTGCAGCTGGAGTTCACCGACTGCCTCCTGGATAAGAACCGTCTGCGCAAGCGTATAGCGGAGCTGCAGAGCAACCTGGAGCAGctgcagagagagacagagaaaaacCGAGATCGAAGAGAGCAGAGCGCCACCTGCATGCATTGC TCTCACCTGTCGTTGTTCAGTGAGGATCAGTGTTACGGACCATGTTGTTCAGTTGATCTGAGTCCCAGTCCACTTACACGCAGAGCTTACCTAAAG TCAAGCTATCCAGCTCAGATCGGTGAGCAGTCTGAAG ACTCTTGCTGCTCTAATTCGGAGGAGAATCTGCTCACGCCG GAATGTAACACTGAGAAAGACATCAACAGACTCTCCACATTTCCCTTTCCGCCCTGTATGAACTCCATCAACCGTAGAGTAAACATAGA GTTCGATCTGACCTCATGGGGGAGTGACGAGAATGAGCCGCATACAG agGACTCAGACTCATGTCTGTTGAGTTCGTGGAGCTCTCTGCCATCTCAGCTCTTTCCTCCTGATGTGATCAACGTGACTCAGACTCTCCCGATCAAACCTGCATCATCCTCACCACG ATTGTCTCTGTCGCTCTCCCCCTCGCTCAAAAGCATCAGTCTGGCTGACGATATCACTATCATCGGTGGAAACCGGACGGGTGTGTTTGTTCAGACGGTCAGGGCGGGTTCACCTGCGCATATCTGCGGCCTGAAGGAGGGCAGTGAACTACAGGAG TTGGATCAGGTGTTGTTCGGCGAAGGACGTGTTCGTCTCAGCCAGTGTACGGCTGAAGTGGCTCATTTCTCACTGCAGTGGTGGACCGAACCAAACacgctcaaacacacacacaatcccGACG GTTACTCCCGTTTACTCGCCGAACTCTCATCTCCATCTTTCACCGGCGCAGACTCGTTCTACGTGCGCGTGAACCTTGACCTCCGTCACCATGGTGACCCACCGTGTCTCAGGATTTGCTGTGATGATGTGCTGCACGTGACCGACACACGTTACAATGGCAAGTATCAGTGGCGCTGCGTTCGAGtggacaaacacacaggggcgcCACTGCAGGCTGGAGCCGTGCCTAATTACAACAG GGCTCAGCAGCTGCTGTTGGTGAGACTTCGTACAATGGCACTTGAACAGAATCAGTGCAGGAGAAAG TTCTGTAAGAAAACCCCTGAGCGTGTCCGGCTAATTAAAGCAGTCGCGGCAAACTACCGCGAGATTGGCTCGTCCAGTCCAGTGCTCTACACACTCAGTAACC GTCATGAGGAGCAGCTGATCCCATTCAGTCTGGTTCAGATGGTTCGGGTCTTTAGCAAACGGCCGGTGGTTTTCTCTCCATCTCTACTGTCCCGAGGGATCATCGAGCGCCTCCTGCAACCGGCAGAATCCGGTCTGGACTTCAACACCTGCCATCCAG ATCAACCACTGGGAATCAAACTACAGGGTATTCAAGAGGTTATTAACCAG GACAAGCACTGTCTGCTTCAGCTGGGCTTAAATCATGTGGAGAATCTCCTGAAGCAGAGCATCTATCCCATCATCATCTACATCAAACCCAAAGACAAGAAGGGACGCAAGTTCAG GAAGCTGTTATTAGGCCACAGAGAGGAGGACCTGATGGAGGCCTGTCAGATGGAGGAGCTGCAGCTGGAGACTCTTCCTGTGATGTTCAGTACAGTGGAGCCAAACACATGGAGCTGCACAGACGAGCTGCTGGCCGTCATACGCAGCACTATCCTGAGCCAGCAGAACGCCGTGGTGTGGCTGGAGCAGGAGCGACTCCAGTAG
- the LOC141343324 gene encoding caspase recruitment domain-containing protein 11 isoform X2 has product MSGEWPLGDESSSPSEEEKSEELWERVEGVRHKLTRILNPAKLTPYLRQCKVIDEQDEDEVLNSSQYPLRISRAGRLLDILRGRGERGLQAFMESLEFYHPEQFTQLTGQQPTQRCSIMLDEEGPEGLTQFLLLEVRKLREQLRCSRVCERRLSQRCRMAEDERSRAERKAQDLRQDRIQLERLRQDWESGSRELGLLKERHLEQAVKYSRALEEQRRASSRERELLTEVEHLRKRLQEVEKRAHDDSTPSLSSHTSIGVCDGAPRGPEEKPLLATINKEFVSGNQALLDILKQDRREASEQRQELSSTIARLQGELESSDTQREKLSSQCEQLQLRLRTLQLDWETEQSRSVSYFNQIMELERERDQALRSRDSLQLEFTDCLLDKNRLRKRIAELQSNLEQLQRETEKNRDRREQSATCMHCSHLSLFSEDQCYGPCCSVDLSPSPLTRRAYLKSSYPAQIGEQSEDSCCSNSEENLLTPECNTEKDINRLSTFPFPPCMNSINRRVNIEFDLTSWGSDENEPHTEDSDSCLLSSWSSLPSQLFPPDVINVTQTLPIKPASSSPRLSLSLSPSLKSISLADDITIIGGNRTGVFVQTVRAGSPAHICGLKEGSELQELDQVLFGEGRVRLSQCTAEVAHFSLQWWTEPNTLKHTHNPDGYSRLLAELSSPSFTGADSFYVRVNLDLRHHGDPPCLRICCDDVLHVTDTRYNGKYQWRCVRVDKHTGAPLQAGAVPNYNRAQQLLLVRLRTMALEQNQCRRKFCKKTPERVRLIKAVAANYREIGSSSPVLYTLSNRHEEQLIPFSLVQMVRVFSKRPVVFSPSLLSRGIIERLLQPAESGLDFNTCHPELVEGCVHQDKSVFFLDSTDQPLGIKLQGIQEVINQDKHCLLQLGLNHVENLLKQSIYPIIIYIKPKDKKGRKFRKLLLGHREEDLMEACQMEELQLETLPVMFSTVEPNTWSCTDELLAVIRSTILSQQNAVVWLEQERLQ; this is encoded by the exons GGCGTTTACTGGACATCCTGAGGGGGCGTGGCGAGCGCGGTCTCCAGGCCTTCATGGAGTCACTGGAGTTTTACCATCCAGAGCAGTTCACTCAGCTGACTGGACAACAGCCGACACAGCGCTGCTCCATCATGCTGG ATGAGGAGGGTCCGGAGGGTCTTACTCAGTTTCTGCTGCTGGAGGTTCGTAAGCTGCGAGAGCAGTTGCGCTGCAGTCGTGTGTGTGAGCGGCGTCTGTCTCAGCGCTGTCGCATGGCTGAAGACGAACGCAGCCGAGCTGAACGCAAAGCTCAGGATTTGCGGCAGGACCGCATACAACTGGAGAG GTTGAGGCAGGACTGGGAGTCTGGCAGTCGTGAGCTGGGTTTGCTGAAGGAGAGACATCTGGAACAGGCTGTGAAATACTCGCGAGCATTAGAGGAACAACGCAGAGCTTCATCGCGCGAGAGAGAACTGCTCACAGAG GTGGAGCACCTCAGGAAAAGATTACAGGAAGTGGAGAAACGTGCTCACGATGACTCCACCCCTTCACTGTCAAGTCACACGAGCATTGGGGTCTGTGATGGCGCCCCCAGGGGACCGGAGGAGAAGCCACTGCTCGCCACAATAAATAAAGAGTTTGTCTCTGGAAATCAG GCTCTGTTGGACATTCTGAAGCAGGACCGGCGGGAGGCGTCAGAGCAGCGCCAGGAGCTGAGCAGCACCATCGCCCGACTGCAGGGCGAGCTGGAGAGCTCCGACACtcagagagagaaa TTGTCATCTCAGTGTGAGCAGTTGCAGCTGCGTCTCAGGACTCTGCAGCTGGACTGGGAAACAGAGCAGAGCAGGAGTGTGTCCTACTTCAACCAGATCATGgagctggagagagagagagaccag gCGCTGCGGAGTCGTGACAGTCTGCAGCTGGAGTTCACCGACTGCCTCCTGGATAAGAACCGTCTGCGCAAGCGTATAGCGGAGCTGCAGAGCAACCTGGAGCAGctgcagagagagacagagaaaaacCGAGATCGAAGAGAGCAGAGCGCCACCTGCATGCATTGC TCTCACCTGTCGTTGTTCAGTGAGGATCAGTGTTACGGACCATGTTGTTCAGTTGATCTGAGTCCCAGTCCACTTACACGCAGAGCTTACCTAAAG TCAAGCTATCCAGCTCAGATCGGTGAGCAGTCTGAAG ACTCTTGCTGCTCTAATTCGGAGGAGAATCTGCTCACGCCG GAATGTAACACTGAGAAAGACATCAACAGACTCTCCACATTTCCCTTTCCGCCCTGTATGAACTCCATCAACCGTAGAGTAAACATAGA GTTCGATCTGACCTCATGGGGGAGTGACGAGAATGAGCCGCATACAG agGACTCAGACTCATGTCTGTTGAGTTCGTGGAGCTCTCTGCCATCTCAGCTCTTTCCTCCTGATGTGATCAACGTGACTCAGACTCTCCCGATCAAACCTGCATCATCCTCACCACG ATTGTCTCTGTCGCTCTCCCCCTCGCTCAAAAGCATCAGTCTGGCTGACGATATCACTATCATCGGTGGAAACCGGACGGGTGTGTTTGTTCAGACGGTCAGGGCGGGTTCACCTGCGCATATCTGCGGCCTGAAGGAGGGCAGTGAACTACAGGAG TTGGATCAGGTGTTGTTCGGCGAAGGACGTGTTCGTCTCAGCCAGTGTACGGCTGAAGTGGCTCATTTCTCACTGCAGTGGTGGACCGAACCAAACacgctcaaacacacacacaatcccGACG GTTACTCCCGTTTACTCGCCGAACTCTCATCTCCATCTTTCACCGGCGCAGACTCGTTCTACGTGCGCGTGAACCTTGACCTCCGTCACCATGGTGACCCACCGTGTCTCAGGATTTGCTGTGATGATGTGCTGCACGTGACCGACACACGTTACAATGGCAAGTATCAGTGGCGCTGCGTTCGAGtggacaaacacacaggggcgcCACTGCAGGCTGGAGCCGTGCCTAATTACAACAG GGCTCAGCAGCTGCTGTTGGTGAGACTTCGTACAATGGCACTTGAACAGAATCAGTGCAGGAGAAAG TTCTGTAAGAAAACCCCTGAGCGTGTCCGGCTAATTAAAGCAGTCGCGGCAAACTACCGCGAGATTGGCTCGTCCAGTCCAGTGCTCTACACACTCAGTAACC GTCATGAGGAGCAGCTGATCCCATTCAGTCTGGTTCAGATGGTTCGGGTCTTTAGCAAACGGCCGGTGGTTTTCTCTCCATCTCTACTGTCCCGAGGGATCATCGAGCGCCTCCTGCAACCGGCAGAATCCGGTCTGGACTTCAACACCTGCCATCCAG AGCTGGTGGAAGGTTGTGTGCATCAGGATAAGAGTGTGTTCTTCTTGGACTCCACAGATCAACCACTGGGAATCAAACTACAGGGTATTCAAGAGGTTATTAACCAG GACAAGCACTGTCTGCTTCAGCTGGGCTTAAATCATGTGGAGAATCTCCTGAAGCAGAGCATCTATCCCATCATCATCTACATCAAACCCAAAGACAAGAAGGGACGCAAGTTCAG GAAGCTGTTATTAGGCCACAGAGAGGAGGACCTGATGGAGGCCTGTCAGATGGAGGAGCTGCAGCTGGAGACTCTTCCTGTGATGTTCAGTACAGTGGAGCCAAACACATGGAGCTGCACAGACGAGCTGCTGGCCGTCATACGCAGCACTATCCTGAGCCAGCAGAACGCCGTGGTGTGGCTGGAGCAGGAGCGACTCCAGTAG